The segment GGAGCAAGGCTTCAGCAAGGACGATCAAGGAACTGTGTGACCCAGGAGCCaccctgccttctcaccagggTGTGAACCCGCCTACTCCAAATATTTACAGAGTAAATGCTCatagtagaatcacagaatcattagggttggaaaagacctctaggatcaccTCGCCCAGCCGTCAGCTGATCGCCACCAAGCCCATTGagccacatctacccttttcacACTTATTAAGTGCTTTTGGTAGCAATGAAGATGCCCTTAATGAGTGAAGGCACTTATCTGAACCACGATGATGGACCTGAGCCTGCTTAGCACAGCACGTCGCTGAAGTGCCGTGAATCATCTACACCAAAACTGTGTTTAGACGTACTCCAAACGAGCCAGACAGCTGCCCTGAGATGTTCCTTGCCTCCTCACGGGCGGCTCGgccctctgctcctgcagtgtgCTTTAGAGCTGGAATAAATCAAAGTAATTTCAGAATCCAGAAGATGTCTCATCTCCACCAGAAGATGGATACGTGTCGTAAACATTCTGCTAGGGCAGAGGAGGCTTGGCCATTGAAAATTGACTAAATCCTCTTAGCCCTGCCTTGGATGGGCAGCTGCCAGGTGGATTTAACCACTAACAATTTAACCTGAGCAATAAAAATCATCGGTAACCTCCACACAGACCAGTCTTCATTCTGCGTGTTAGACTCACTTCAGAAAGAACCTTACTCTCAAACAGGGCTCTCAATCAAAACCTTACTCACAAATAGCCATTCTGCCATAATCGTGTGCTATCTCAACCCTATTTACCTTCCTCACATGTCTATCTTCCAACAAGAAAGCAGGAAGTTTCACTTGAAATTCACCCTGCTATATTGCACAACACCACCCTCGTGTGTGTATTCACATGGGTAGAGCACCACAACACCGATCTGGGCACAGATGGACATTGAGCACAGAGGTGTGGGTCAGCACATCGCAGCCACACGGCAGTTCACCCCATTCCCTGCACGGATGAAGCCAGCCCCTTCAttctggctgtgggatggcagGGCTGAGGCCAGGTTTGGCCTGTCAGTGAATCTTCTGGGACCTGACAGCAATGCCCCTCACGTACGGCTCCAAGCAGGAGCGAGAGGTTCTCGCGGCGGCTCCTACATGTGGAGGCCACGCCGCGCATCGCCAGGGCGCTGCACCCACCGAGCCGGTCCACTGAGGCCGTGCCGTGAGCCATCCCCAAGCCCAGAGCGTCACACCAGGGATCCCGGCAGCGTTCCCCGCCCCACAGCCTCTCACTCTCCCGTCGGAGACGCGGACGGCACCACGAAGCCGCTCGCTCCGGCTTCAAGAGCTCGAGGCCGCGCTGAACTTCACGGCTCCGGCCCACGTCCCCAAGCGTGCCCGCGGAGAGGGCGAGGAGCGCCGAGCGCGGAGCCCGGGGCACGGCCGGCGCCCACCCACAGCGCCGCTCGATGCTCGCCGAGGGTCGCCCCGCGGGCACCTCCCCCCGGGGGCCGCCCGCCTCCCCGCTGCCCCGCTCCGGGCACCGCCCCGCCCGCCCGATGCCCGCCGCGGCGGCCGCTGCCCGCGGGCTGCCCGCGCACTCACCCGCTgcccggcggcggccgcgctcTTCCTCCGCAGCGTCAGCCCGCTCCGCAGCAGCGCCGGCAGCTCCCGCAGCTTCTGCCGCAGCTGCACCGGCGGCGGCTCGTGGGCTCCGCCGCCGGGGCTCCAGCTGCGGGCCAGCTCCGCGCCCTCACACGGCGGCGGCATCTTCACGGAGCCCACAGCCATGCCGCATCCCGGCCGCGCTCCGCCGCGCGCGCACGCCCGCCCGCTCCGCCCGCCTTCCCCCCGCggcgccccggccccgcgcccacCCACGGCCCCCGCGCACCGCGGCCCCGCcgggcgggcggccccggcAGGCGCAGGAAGCCCCGCCGCCCGCCACctcgcccgcccgccgccgagctgcccccgccccgcgccgccgctccGGCAGCGGCGGTGCGCAGGTAATGGCAGGGCGGAGGAGGCGCGGGCGGGAAGCGGCAGAAAGTCCGGTTAACTCCTTTGCGTTCGGGGCCGGCTGCGGCTGGAGGCTGCCGGGGGTCGGAGAGAGGGCTGCGAGGCTCTGCACCGCCGTGTCCCGGGTTCAGCGCGCTGCCGGAGGAGCCGGGCGGCTCGTCTCAGGTGCACGGCCGGCTCCCAGGCGTCCCGGTCCTTCCGAgaggagctgggcagggagccCTCGATGCCAGAAACCGACTGATTTGCTGCTTGTATAGAGAGAAAAGAAGCATTCTTCTGCCCAAGGCACTTATCTGGAACACGGGACCTTGCACTCCGGGGGCTTTATTTCACCTCTGGGGTCTGTATCGACCACCTCAGTGGCACAGgtgtttccttcctttctgctggGCTCCAGTCCAAAGGAACTTGTGCGGAAAGGAACTTGTGAGGTTCAGAGACACGAATGTAAGATGGGGTTCTCCTTACATACATCATCTGCCACACAGCCACAAATAAGGCTGACCTGCTCCTCCAGGCTGGATTCGCCAGGTCCTAAATGTCTCAGTAAGTGACACTGTAGTCAAGCCAGTTTCACAGACAGATTGTGGAAAGCTGTCCCCCTGTCCCAACCATGAGGTCCAAGTCTCAGGGACCAGCTCCACCAGTAGACCAACCCACAGGGAGCTGGCTTCACCAGCAaaaagggatgggatgggatgggatgggatgggatgggatgggatgggatgggatgggataggataggataggataggataggataggataggataggataggataggataggataggataggataggataggataggataggataggataggataggataggataggaatagaaatagaaatattttttcttcactagCTCTTCCTAAACCAACTCAGCTGGGATCTCAGAGGTACCCATACTGGAAGGGAGGTGGCAGATGGAGGCACAGAATGGCTCCTTCCAAAATCAGTGTGACACTGGGTTGTGTGTTGCATGGATACAGCAGAAGTAGTCTGGACTTTCTTAgaattatggaatcatagaatcattactgttggaaaagacctctaagattatccagtccaaccatgcgacccatccccaccatgctcactaagcAATGTCcgtcagtgccacatctacacagttcTTGATCACCTCTGGGAATGATGAacccaccacttccctgggcagcctatgccagtgcatcaccactccttcaGGGGATAAAAAaattcctgatatccaacctcaacctcccctggtgcaacctgaggccattacctctcatctaATCAATCAATCAACCAAAGGCATCCCTCCTTTTCACCTTCACAGACCTGACAGCAGGCTGTTGCAAAAAGATGATCCTGCCTGCGTGACCCGTGAGCGTGTTCTCTGCTGAACCTGGTACCCATCTGACTCCAACCAGCTGGTCAATCCGCTGGAAAAATtacacttcagaaaataatgagtTTTCCATTGGCCAGAGCTGAATTGATCCACCTTGTGACCACACAGCTGCAGGATCGAGGCAAGCAGCAACCTGCGAGTGAGGGAAAGCAGAAGTACTCCTTTCAGCAGCCATCTGTCATTAAAGAGCTCTGTTGCATCCCGTGCGTGCGACTTTGCGAGCAGTGCAAAGCACTGAGCCAGGTCCTGCTGGAAGGGCAGGGTCTGTGCAGCCACATGCTGCTGCCACCTCCTTCCTGCTTGTACCAACGGGCACTGGCCATAGCGTGAGCCAAAGCAGGGAACTAATCCCTCTGAAAGGTAACTGTAAAGCATTTTCAGCCATTTTACCTGCCTGCTATGGCCCATCACACGAGACCTATTGCTGAtataaaagacagaaacaggGCAGGAGTGTACTCTTCAGTGTCAGACCTAACTTGGATGATGTGTTCCTTAGACACCGCAAGCCTCGTGAGATTATGCCATAAGCATGTTTtagctgaggctgtgctgcacaATCAGTTACGAGGAACACGAAGAGCTGTTCTGTGCAATGCCTCGTGTCCCaaacatttctattatttccttCGACTTGTGCtctccaactgccctgcaatgtGTTTTTGACAGCTGTGTTGCCTGGCAGCCACTCTGTCACAGCTCAGGATGCAATTATGAAGAGAGATGTATCTGCACCTAAAAGAATAATGGATCCTTCGTGTGTAGGATTTACGAAAGGCCCATGGTCTTTGGCTGAGTCTTTAGACACTGCTACAGTGCAAATAACAATAAGGTAACTCAGTAAAGCATGTCTTAATGTGACAGACTGGGGTATAAGCAGAAGTAATTTGATTATGTtaacaaaggagaaaattatGCCAATGCTcagaatttgtttcatttgttttttaagccaGGCAAGGTACGTGTACCTTGTGAGCAGCATCTAAAGAGAAGGGAATGTGCTCtgcagaacatttaaaaataattggcTGCTTGATAATATAATTTGGACAAATAGTGATCACAGAAATGGAGTAGGTAGCAGTTAGGTCTATTTCTAGTTCGGATCATCTCAATTCTTTGGAAGATCACGATAGGAATTGTCTAGAATTGAATCTTATATCgatgttgctgttgttgttgctgttaagTCATAGAAGATTTAGCTTGGTAAATGAACGTGATCCCTGTCCTTTTTCCTTacaggagaagaggagaagagacCAAAACCAGGTCTGGCCATGAAGTATTTGACAAAATAgagtttcatttgaaaaaaaaataaataaataagaaaaacaaagccagtaTGTTGTACACAAAATGTTGTTCTCAAAGTACCTTGATTTCAGCGAACTCTTGCTGAATCTAGAGCAGGTCACTGGGAGAGCTGGCCTGCATCAGGCTCAGCAGGCTTGGTCCCAGATAACTACAGATTTCCAGCCCCTCGCTGACATCAGCAGTAGCACAAAAGGAATTTCAGTTCCATCTGCAGGCGCACTGGAAATTCCAGTTCTCCAGAAGGCTGAAACACTTAATTTGGTGGAACATACACCAAAATCAAGGA is part of the Gallus gallus isolate bGalGal1 chromosome 2, bGalGal1.mat.broiler.GRCg7b, whole genome shotgun sequence genome and harbors:
- the LOC121110113 gene encoding CASP-like protein 4A2, encoding MPHPGRAPPRAHARPLRPPSPRGAPAPRPPTAPAHRGPAGRAAPAGAGSPAARHLARPPPSCPRPAPPLRQRRCAAVLPGSHSVTAQDAIMKRDVSAPKRIMDPSCVGFTKGPWSLAESLDTATVQITIRRRGEETKTRSGHEVFDKIEFHLKKK